Proteins encoded in a region of the Trypanosoma brucei gambiense DAL972 chromosome 11, complete sequence genome:
- a CDS encoding calpain-like protein, putative, translating to MNTIDAALVSIQNGLAQEKKGQLSEAHELLINGVMGLRKAVKELSLDSSRRLLLIEYDKDAMRHIQRISEVLKGSKKHVADTLLPAPSSTHSYVSSRPQTSEHRSGEDDDYLSFLNTDVGSPVHTSLFAQPPFHQVYKAPAKPTGTTGLSASPPRVHRSGEEPGSPAAQSPTQGTSDIVLKAIDVATALLQRRELKRAVDVLQHAYDVGVRTRIRPGNFERVEEHLVLLRREYYKHFKPRFLQDNPVLPEEMDVLRKSGITATIALPIWDDLKEGYGRENVFMPCEGHWNDTFTPELSSVQKSAGARYVCIGEARRGVEFCIIRAADPLNIKQTVVGDCSMVCSLIICALYQQRFPKAKIISNVIFPQDSDGVPVVNPKGKYCVKMLVNGITRLITVDDRFPANPQTGEMLCTYSRDKSELWVSIMEKAFVKVCGGSYDFPGSSSSSDLYKLSGWLPDSVDFTVKDFDRNLQWSRFFNRYADGSLLITVSTPPLSEAEERRLLLVSEHAYAVLDMREMSGMRLVQLMNPWGRRAWSGKFSLNDKRPEVVKVLTQLQYGSPQADQGIFWITWDDLCTNFSRCSLSWNPYMLFKTPDGMSQRPTRLSCHSRFPYTTSMGQSPQFHIGVIDAPKPSRMHLVFSRHMTDPTAFGQQFDRDHPNVPYVSLKVYDVTRFPSIAQHLGARCSFGMCYCRRLAHGTELGVKIAPLSNPTYRNMAAYTLSFNCPAGTSDLLVVVSRLESAIKSEFSFSLTLHTEWPQVLLQESAQRCWGVYMHAIPRSSLRHCTVTHGKWVKGVSCGGRSFLQTFVYNPQYLLTLARASMVSVRLCVSDQNNDDSDKSVQVHLLQKRQDPGVGQVKWAARVGSTNECSLHLCAPLFAHGGVVVDTSLRSCFAPESVHYPVPQSHQLQSEQQLQQSQWTKKALSTSDGPLPPLPAGDYTIVVAQWEKGIPAAFELTVETTEPHQLREIVPEGVGWVETAVRGKLQGGITGVTRSIMLRTDSYITSNSKVSIVTTSAGVLTARLLLLMAPAEEKEENEASCISTNLTVFRSVDATSLQRVATSGPYRRCGVSLEPLKVDMNATYIIVVSSYTPSREEYVLRIYSNTPLKAEVL from the coding sequence ATGAATACGATCGATGCTGCTCTTGTAAGCATTCAGAATGGGCTAGcgcaggagaaaaaaggtcAACTTTCCGAAGCACATGAGTTACTTATTAATGGCGTGATGGGACTCCGCAAAGCTGTTAAGGAGTTGTCACTCGATAGTTCACGGCGATTACTACTTATCGAATATGACAAAGATGCGATGAGGCACATTCAGCGAATTTCTGAGGTTTTAAAGGGGTCAAAAAAACACGTGGCTGACACCCTTCTCCCAGCACCGTCTTCAACTCACTCGTATGTGTCGTCCCGTCCGCAAACCTCGGAACACCGCTCCGGTGAGGATGACGACTACCTAAGTTTTCTCAACACTGATGTGGGAAGTCCCGTGCATACAAGTTTATTTGCCCAACCTCCCTTCCACCAAGTCTACAAGGCGCCGGCAAAACCAACTGGAACCACTGGTCTGTCGGCGTCACCGCCACGAGTTCATCGTTCCGGAGAGGAGCCCGGGAGTCCTGCCGCGCAATCCCCAACGCAGGGTACTTCCGATATTGTTCTCAAAGCCATCGATGTTGCAACAGCGTTGCTGCAAAGGAGAGAGTTAAAACGAGCAGTAGACGTGTTGCAGCACGCCTACGACGTGGGTGTTCGGACCCGTATCAGACCTGGAAACTTTGAACGCGTGGAGGAACATCTGGTTCTCTTGAGGAGAGAATACTACAAGCACTTCAAACCCCGCTTTCTTCAGGACAATCCCGTACTGCCGGAAGAGATGGATGTTTTGCGAAAGTCCGGAATCACCGCGACAATTGCACTCCCGATTTGGGATGACTTGAAAGAAGGATATGGGAGAGAGAACGTATTTATGCCGTGTGAGGGTCACTGGAATGACACCTTCACACCAGAACTTTCCTCTGTGCAGAAGTCCGCTGGTGCCAGGTATGTGTGTATCGGTGAAGCAAGGCGAGGTGTGGAGTTCTGCATCATACGCGCGGCGGATCCGTTGAACATCAAGCAGACAGTGGTGGGGGATTGCTCCATGGTCTGCAGTCTTATCATATGCGCCCTATATCAGCAGCGGTTCCCCAAGGCGAAGATAATTAGCAACGTCATCTTCCCACAGGATTCGGATGGTGTTCCGGTAGTGAACCCGAAGGGGAAGTATTGCGTCAAGATGCTTGTGAATGGTATCACTCGACTCATTACTGTGGACGACCGGTTCCCAGCAAACCCGCAAACGGGAGAAATGCTTTGCACGTATAGTCGCGACAAATCAGAGCTGTGGGTGTCAATTATGGAGAAAGCGTTCGTAAAAGTTTGCGGCGGAAGTTATGATTTTCCTGGCAGTAGCAGCAGTAGCGACCTCTACAAGCTCTCTGGTTGGCTTCCAGATAGTGTTGACTTCACTGTAAAGGACTTTGATAGGAATTTGCAGTGGTCAAGATTCTTCAACCGGTATGCAGATGGTTCTCTTCTCATTACGGTGAGTACACCCCCACTCTCCGAAGCTGAGGAAAGGAGACTTTTGCTCGTATCAGAACATGCGTACGCCGTTTTGGATATGAGAGAGATGTCGGGCATGCGACTCGTACAATTAATGAACCCATGGGGCCGCCGTGCGTGGAGTGGTAAATTTTCCCTCAACGACAAGAGACCGGAAGTTGTCAAGGTTCTCACGCAGCTACAGTACGGCTCACCACAGGCTGATCAAGGCATTTTCTGGATTACGTGGGATGATCTTTGCACAAACTTTTCCCGGTGCTCGTTGAGCTGGAACCCGTATATGTTGTTCAAAACGCCGGATGGTATGTCGCAGCGGCCCACGCGACTTTCCTGTCACAGTCGTTTTCCCTACACAACAAGCATGGGTCAGTCCCCACAGTTCCATATTGGCGTAATCGACGCACCGAAGCCTTCCCGCATGCATCTTGTGTTTTCACGTCACATGACGGATCCGACGGCGTTTGGTCAACAGTTTGATAGGGACCACCCGAATGTACCGTACGTTTCTCTCAAGGTATATGATGTCACTCGGTTCCCTTCCATCGCACAGCATTTGGGAGCTCGTTGTAGTTTTGGCATGTGTTACTGTCGCCGGCTCGCCCACGGAACAGAGTTGGGCGTAAAAATAGCCCCCTTGAGCAATCCCACATACCGAAACATGGCTGCGTATACACTGAGCTTCAACTGCCCAGCTGGTACAAGTGATCTTCTAGTTGTTGTTAGTCGGTTGGAATCTGCTATCAAGTCAGAGTTCAGCTTTTCCCTCACACTTCACACAGAATGGCCTCAAGTACTGCTGCAGGAGTCGGCTCAGCGCTGCTGGGGTGTGTATATGCATGCCATTCCCCGCAGTAGTCTCAGGCATTGCACTGTGACGCATGGCAAATGGGTAAAAGGCGTGAGTTGCGGGGGTAGGAGCTTTCTGCAAACCTTTGTGTACAATCCCCAGTACCTACTAACACTTGCACGTGCATCGATGGTATCCGTACGTTTATGTGTATCAGATCAAAATAATGACGATAGCGACAAAAGTGTTCAGGTGCACCTCCTGCAAAAAAGGCAGGACCCAGGAGTGGGGCAGGTCAAGTGGGCCGCACGGGTGGGTTCTACCAATGAATGTAGCTTGCACCTGTGTGCACCGTTGTTTGCTCATGGTGGTGTTGTCGTAGATACAAGCCTTCGAAGCTGTTTTGCGCCAGAGTCCGTGCACTACCCTGTTCCACAATCGCATCAACTACAATCTGAACAACAGCTACAGCAAAGCCAATGGACGAAGAAGGCCCTATCAACGTCGGATGGACCACTACCTCCCCTTCCTGCTGGTGACTATACAATTGTAGTTGCACAGTGGGAGAAGGGTATACCCGCAGCGTTTGAACTTACCGTTGAAACGACGGAGCCACATCAACTACGGGAAATTGTGCCAGAGGGTGTTGGTTGGGTGGAGACAGCTGTTCGGGGAAAGCTTCAGGGCGGAATCACTGGTGTAACAAGGTCTATCATGCTCAGAACAGATTCATATATTACAAGCAACAGTAAAGTTTCCATTGTTACAACCTCGGCAGGGGTTTTGACCGCCCGCTTGCTCTTGCTGATGGCACCAGccgaggaaaaggaggaaaatgaagcgaGTTGCATTTCAACCAACTTGACGGTGTTCCGCTCGGTGGACGCCACATCTCTGCAGCGTGTTGCTACTTCCGGTCCGTATAGGCGATGTGGCGTCTCATTAGAACCTCTCAAGGTGGACATGAATGCTACATACATCATTGTTGTTTCGTCATACACTCCCTCTCGCGAGGAGTACGTCTTGCGAATCTACTCCAACACTCCACTGAAGGCGGAGGTGTTGTAA
- a CDS encoding protein kinase A regulatory subunit, putative, translating into MSEKGTSLNLFLAACQKEGVKQPNTFLVEFFTKKPELSEVEEIDLSKNYIGNRGILALLDVISELPCFRFLNCSNQKLYNTDLNEDSVRGNATIDRIVDVFKSHPTANALDLSHNPISNYAGRRLLLLTQNNKRICRVELVDTRIDFELRSRITQQCEKNTIAIWESQAQEKEEERAFGESVTWVPTQTSADLTAIGGGRKRRTTVRGEGIDPERAKSYVAPYFEKSEDETALILKLLTYNVLFSFLDSRDLMTVAGAMWRVEFKQDDCIMEAGQTTCDKLYIIQDGKADIIKEGQKVYLKVEGTAVGELELMYQTPTVATVKVCTPELIAWALDRDTYRHLVMGSAIRRRETYIQFLTNIPFLSGLDNYEKLQLADALSSDEFEPGDYIIRYGEEGEWLYIILEGSVDVVGRDDDGNEKHVWEFGKGDHVGELEFLNNHANVADVVAKTHVVTAKLNRRHFEMCLGPVIDVLKRTSQQPNYEYYQSKLKTTLRAEGRK; encoded by the coding sequence ATGTCTGAAAAGGGAACATCGTTAAACCTATTCCTCGCCGCCTGCCAAAAGGAGGGTGTGAAGCAACCCAACACATTTCTTGTCGAGTTCTTTACGAAAAAACCTGAACTGTCggaagtggaggaaatagACTTGAGCAAGAACTACATTGGGAACCGTGGTATTCTTGCCTTACTCGATGTAATTAGCGAGCTGCCATGCTTTCGCTTTCTCAACTGCTCAAACCAAAAACTGTATAACACGGACTTGAATGAGGATAGCGTTAGAGGTAACGCCACAATAGATCGCATCGTCGACGTTTTCAAATCACATCCAACAGCCAACGCATTAGATCTCAGCCACAATCCTATTTCAAACTATGCTGGCCGTAGATTATTGTTGCTTACCCAAAATAACAAGCGCATCTGCCGTGTGGAATTGGTGGACACTCGCATTGACTTTGAACTCCGCTCTCGCATTACGCAACAATGTGAAAAGAATACCATCGCTATTTGGGAGTCACAAgcacaagaaaaggaggaggaacgcGCCTTTGGTGAAAGTGTCACGTGGGTCCCAACACAAACGTCTGCGGACTTGACGGCAATCGGTGGCGGCCGGAAGCGACGTACTACAGTGCGAGGTGAGGGAATTGATCCTGAGAGGGCTAAATCATATGTTGCACCATATTTCGAGAAGAGTGAAGACGAAACGGCACTCATCTTGAAGTTGTTGACGTATAACGTGCTCTTCTCCTTTCTGGACTCACGCGATCTTATGACTGTGGCAGGTGCCATGTGGCGTGTGGAGTTCAAGCAGGATGATTGCATTATGGAGGCGGGGCAGACAACATGTGACAAACTGTATATAATTCAAGATGGTAAAGCAGATATCATTAAAGAAGGACAGAAGGTGTATCTCAAGGTAGAAGGTACGGCGGTAGGAGAGCTTGAACTTATGTATCAGACACCAACTGTTGCCACGGTGAAAGTTTGCACACCGGAGCTCATCGCATGGGCACTCGATCGCGACACGTATCGTCACCTCGTGATGGGTAGTGCCATCCGCCGCCGTGAGACATATATTCAATTCCTAACAAATATTCCGTTCCTCAGTGGCCTTGACAATTATGAGAAGCTGCAACTTGCGGATGCCCTCAGCAGCGACGAGTTTGAACCGGGTGATTACATCATTCGCTACGGAGAGGAGGGCGAATGGCTGTACATCATTTTGGAAGGTTCTGTTGATGTGGTTGGGCGGGATGACGATGGAAATGAAAAGCATGTTTGGGAATTCGGGAAGGGGGACCATGTGGGTGAGCTGGAATTCCTTAACAATCACGCCAATGTAGCAGATGTTGTGGCAAAAACGCATGTTGTCACGGCGAAGCTTAACCGTAGGCACTTTGAAATGTGCCTTGGACCTGTCATTGATGTACTGAAACGAACCTCGCAGCAGCCAAACTATGAGTACTACCAGTCGAAACTGAAAACTACTTTAAGGGCAGAGGGGAGGAAGTAG
- a CDS encoding T. brucei spp.-specific protein — translation MYIYIYIYIHTYFIYLHLHFLFKYVLRGGCWEQEQRWNNSFALFVTYLCVSPSLCVGAACPIHLFVTSFSCDIYIYIYIFIYVCLCSVLYLLPFFSLVFCAPPFFFTLALCIIQRGGKNENTHKKKEKKGKVKTISREIKYNTPYYHRYHYCCLTPQKTRKVKKKRLWHLGGFERPTGR, via the coding sequence atgtatatatatatatatatatatatacatacgtattttatttatttacatctTCACTTCCTGTTCAAATACGTACTAAGGGGAGGATGCTGGGAACAGGAACAACGGTGGAACAATTCCTTTGCCCTTTTTGTTACTTATCTTTGCGTTTCTCCCTCATTGTGTGTTGGTGCTGCGTGTCCCATCCATTTGTTTGTCACATCCTTCTCTtgcgatatatatatatatatatatatatttatttatgtatgctTGTGTTCAGTTCTTtaccttctcccttttttttctcttgtattTTGtgctcctcctttttttttcacacttGCTCTGTGTATCATTCAACGAGGTggtaaaaacgaaaacacacacaaaaaaaaagaaaaaaaaggaaaggtgaaAACAATTTCAAGGGAAATCAAGTACAACACACCCTATTACCatcgttatcattattgttgctTAACACcgcaaaaaacaagaaaagtgaaaaaaaaaagactctGGCACCTAGGCGGATTTGAAAGACCAACAGGAAGgtga
- a CDS encoding small GTP-binding protein Rab5b, putative, whose product MSVKTLAAPTKKYKIVLLGDSGVGKSSLVQRLAKNEWCDNQNSTVGASFLRYVCTVGDTAVNFDIWDTAGQERYKSLASMYYRGAAAALVVYEIPSWETFERAKHWVRELATNSPETIVILVGNKSDLRGTSGCVSSEEAATYARELNLLFSEASAKDGSGVSEVFMQIAQRLVASNNNNTVHSGGVLGGQPNSTRRSSGCCG is encoded by the coding sequence ATGTCTGTGAAGACGCTTGCCGCCCCAACAAAGAAGTACAAAATTGTCCTTTTGGGCGATAGCGGTGTTGGTAAATCATCCCTCGTACAGCGGCTCGCGAAGAATGAGTGGTGCGACAACCAAAACTCAACGGTAGGCGCGTCTTTCCTCCGGTATGTGTGTACTGTAGGGGATACAGCTGTAAACTTTGATATTTGGGACACTGCCGGTCAGGAACGCTACAAAAGTCTGGCATCCATGTATTACCGgggcgctgctgctgcacttGTGGTGTATGAAATCCCGTCATGGgaaacatttgagcgagcgAAACATTGGGTGCGGGAACTCGCAACTAACTCACCCGAGACAATTGTCATACTTGTAGGAAATAAAAGCGACCTAAGGGGGACTAGCGGTTGTGTGAGTAGTGAAGAGGCGGCAACATATGCCCGGGAACTCAATTTGCTGTTCAGTGAAGCGAGTGCAAAAGACGGTAGTGGTGTAAGTGAAGTATTCATGCAGATTGCGCAGCGGCTTGTAGCGtcgaataataataacactgTTCATAGCGGTGGTGTGTTGGGAGGTCAGCCGAATTCCACTAGGCGAAGTTCCGGTTGCTGTGGTTGA